CTGGATGGACGGATAGTCGCCGCCGATCCGCCCCGCCGACTCGTCCAGGAACTCGGCGCTCACGTCCACCGGCACGTAGACGGACGAGTCCGCCACCGCCGTGATCGCATCCAGCACGATGCGTGTCTTCTCCGCGCTGCCCGCGCCCAGCTCCACGAGCGTCCGGGGCTGCAGCGCGCCCACCCACACGGGCATCCAGCGCGCGAGCAGCGTGCGCTCGATGCGCGTCAGGTAGTATTCGGGAAGACGGGTGATCTCCTCGAAAAGCCTCGAGCCA
The genomic region above belongs to Longimicrobium sp. and contains:
- a CDS encoding L-histidine N(alpha)-methyltransferase, which translates into the protein MTELALPPSLAVDATAVRDVADGLSRPQKELPPRFFYDEHGSRLFEEITRLPEYYLTRIERTLLARWMPVWVGALQPRTLVELGAGSAEKTRIVLDAITAVADSSVYVPVDVSAEFLDESAGRIGGDYPSIQVVPVVADFTDAFALPGGLPAPALHTFLGSTIGNFAP